In Corylus avellana chromosome ca2, CavTom2PMs-1.0, the following proteins share a genomic window:
- the LOC132171159 gene encoding uncharacterized protein LOC132171159, translating to MKNNSWHGNGEVCSPERGKEGALENGHGSDSDGVVLGLDGGTTSTVCVCIPLLSFSDHNLANPVPILARAVAGCSNHNSVGENSSKDTLEQVMAEALCKSGSTWSSVRAVCLGVSGVNHPKDQERILNWLRDIFPSHVKLYVHNDALAALASGTMGKLHGCVLIAGTGCICYGFSKDGREARAAGAGPVLGDWGSGYGIAAQALTAVVRAHDGRGPQTTLTRSILKVLGLSSPEELIGWTYADPSWARIAALVPEVVSCAEAGDQIANKILVDAVQELALSVKAVVQRLCLCGEDGNSSCPIVMVGGVLEANKSWDIGKEVINCIHERYPGAYPIRPMVEPAVGAALLACNFLMKESEGHCNS from the exons ATGAAGAACAACAGTTGGCACGGCAACGGAGAAGTATGCTCCCCAGAGAGGGGAAAAGAAGGAGCGCTTGAAAATGGACATGGGTCCGACTCCGACGGCGTCGTATTGGGTTTGGATGGTGGAACCACCTCCACAGTCTGCGTCTGCATTCCGTTGCTTTCCTTTTCCGACCACAACCTCGCGAACCCTGTCCCCATTCTCGCACGCGCCGTTGCTGGTTGCTCCAACCACAACAGCGTCGGAG AGAATTCTTCCAAGGATACATTGGAACAGGTTATGGCGGAAGCCCTCTGTAAGTCAGGTTCAACTTGGTCTTCTGTTCGTGCTGTTTGTTTAGGTGTTTCTGGTGTTAACCATCCAAAGGACCAGGAAAGGATATTAAATTGGCTAAG GGACATATTCCCTAGTCATGTAAAGCTATATGTTCACAATGATGCCCTAGCAGCTCTGGCAAGTGGGACCATGGGAAAGCTTCATGGATGCGTTTTAATTGCTGGTACAGGATGCATTTGTTATGGTTTTTCTAAAGATGGTAGAGAAGCTAGGGCTGCAGGTGCAGGGCCTGTCTTAGGTGATTGGGGAAG TGGCTATGGGATTGCTGCACAGGCATTAACAGCCGTAGTGAGGGCTCATGATGGTCGTGGTCCACAAACAACGCTTACACGCAGTATCTTGAAGGTTCTCGGCCTTTCTTCTCCTGAAGAACTGATAGG GTGGACTTATGCGGATCCATCTTGGGCACGTATTGCAGCACTTGTTCCGGAAGTGGTGTCGTGTGCAGAAGCAGGTGATCAAATCGCAAATAAGATACTAGTTGATGCAGTCCAGGAATTGGCTCTAAGCGTGAAAGCTGTTGTTCAAAGACTTTGCTTGTGTGGCGAAG ATGGAAATAGTTCTTGCCCTATTGTGATGGTTGGTGGTGTCCTTGAAGCTAATAAGAGTTGGGATATAGGAAAAGAAGTTATTAATTGTATCCACGAACGCTACCCTGGGGCTTATCCAATTAGACCAATG GTAGAGCCAGCTGTTGGGGCAGCTTTGCTGGCCTGCAATTTCTTGATGAAAGAATCAGAAGGGCACTGTAACAGCTGA